One segment of Macrotis lagotis isolate mMagLag1 chromosome 1, bilby.v1.9.chrom.fasta, whole genome shotgun sequence DNA contains the following:
- the LOC141507374 gene encoding LOW QUALITY PROTEIN: RWD domain-containing protein 4-like (The sequence of the model RefSeq protein was modified relative to this genomic sequence to represent the inferred CDS: deleted 1 base in 1 codon), which translates to MSANEDQEMELEALRSIYEGDESFRELSPVSFQYRIGENGDPKAFLIEVSWTETYPQTAPIISMNAFFNNTISSAVKQSILAKLQEEVEVNLGTAMTYTLFEYAKDNKEQFMENHHPVSSVTSISYIISVETPNIAPSSKKKDKKEQLSKSQKWKLADKTDHKGELPRGWNWVDVVKHLSKTGSKDDE; encoded by the exons ATGAGCGCCAACGAGGACCAGGAGATGGAGCTGGAAGCACTGCGTTCTATTTATGAAGGCGATGAAAGTTTCCGAGAACTAAGTCCAGTTTCATTTCAATACAGGATAGGTGAAAATGGTGATCCCAAAGCCTTCTTAATAGAAGTTTCTTGGACCGAAACATATCCACAAACAGCTCCAATCATATCTATGAATGCT TTTTTCAACAATACCATATCATCAGCTGTAAAGCAAAGTATTCTGGCTAAATTACAGGAAGAAGTTGAAGTTAATCTTGGAACTGCAATGACATATACATTGTTTGAATATGCCAAGGACAATAAGGAACAGTTCATGGAGAATCATCATCCTGTTAGTTCTGTGACTTCAATAAGCTATATTATTTCAGTTGAAACTCCTAACATTGCTCCGTCAAgtaagaagaaagataaaaaagaacagCTTTCAAAATCCCAGAAATGGAAGCTGGCAGATAAGACAGATCATAAAGGTGAACTTCCACGAGGCTGGAACTGGGTTGATGTAGTTAAGCATTTAAGCAAAACTGGTTCTAAAGATGATGAATAA